A single window of Onychomys torridus chromosome 8, mOncTor1.1, whole genome shotgun sequence DNA harbors:
- the Rtn4r gene encoding reticulon-4 receptor produces MKRASSGGSRLLAWMLWLQAWRVAAPCPGACVCYSEPKVTTSCPQQGLQAVPTGIPASSQRIFLHGNRISHVPAASFHSCRNLTILWLHSNALARIDATAFTGLTLLEQLDLSDNAQLRVVDPTTFRGLGHLHTLHLDRCGLQELGPGLFRGLVALQYLYLQDNNLQALPDNAFRDLGNLTHLFLHGNRIPSVPEHAFRGLHSLDRLLLHQNHVMRVHPHAFQDLGRLMTLYLFANNLSMLPAEVLMPLRSLQYLRLNDNPWVCDCRARPLWAWLQKFRGSSSEVPCSLPPRLAGRDLKRLAASDLEGCVVAPGPFHPIQTTQLTDEELLGLPKCCQPDAVDKASVLEPGRPASAGNALKGRVPPGDTPPGNGSGPRHINDSPFGTLPSSAEPPLTALRPGGSEPPGLPTTGPRRRPGCSRKNRTRSHCRLGQAGSGSSGAGEAEGSGALPALACSLAPLGLALVLWTVLGPC; encoded by the coding sequence GAAGCCGGCTGCTGGCATGGATGTTATGGCTACAGGCCTGGCGGGTAGCAGCACCATGTCCTGGTGCTTGTGTGTGCTACAGTGAGCCCAAGGTGACAACAAGCTGTCCCCAGCAGGGCCTACAGGCTGTGCCCACTGGCATCCCAGCCTCCAGCCAGCGAATCTTCCTGCATGGCAACCGCATCTCTCATGTGCCAGCTGCCAGCTTCCACTCATGCCGAAATCTTACTATCCTGTGGCTGCACTCCAATGCACTGGCCCGGATTGATGCCACTGCCTTCACTGGCCTGACCCTCCTGGAGCAACTAGACCTCAGCGACAATGCACAGCTTCGTGTTGTGGACCCCACCACCTTCCGTGGCCTGGGCCACCTGCACACACTGCACCTAGATCGATGTGGCCTGCAGGAGCTGGGTCCCGGCCTGTTCCGTGGACTGGTAGCTCTGCAGTACCTCTACCTACAAGACAACAATCTGCAGGCGCTGCCCGACAATGCCTTTCGTGACCTGGGCAACCTCACACACCTCTTTCTGCATGGCAACCGTATCCCAAGCGTGCCTGAGCACGCTTTCCGTGGCCTGCACAGTCTTGACCGCCTCCTCTTACACCAGAACCATGTGATGCGTGTGCATCCGCATGCCTTCCAGGACCTTGGCCGACTCATGACCCTCTACCTGTTTGCCAACAACCTCTCCATGCTACCCGCAGAGGTCCTAATGCCCCTGAGGTCTCTGCAGTACCTGCGACTCAATGACAACCCCTGGGTGTGTGACTGCCGGGCACGTCCACTCTGGGCCTGGCTGCAGAAGTTCCGAGGTTCCTCGTCAGAGGTGCCCTGCAGCCTGCCCCCACGCCTGGCTGGCCGTGATCTTAAGCGCCTGGCTGCCAGTGACCTAGAGGGCTGTGTCGTGGCTCCAGGGCCCTTCCACCCAATCCAGACCACTCAGCTCACTGATGAGGAGCTACTGGGTCTCCCCAAGTGCTGCCAGCCAGACGCTGTAGACAAAGCCTCAGTGCTGGAACCTGGACGGCCGGCTTCTGCTGGTAATGCACTCAAGGGACGTGTGCCTCCTGGTGACACCCCACCAGGCAATGGCTCAGGCCCACGGCACATCAATGACTCTCCGTTTGGGACTTTGCCCAGCTCTGCAGAGCCCCCACTGACTGCTCTGCGGCCTGGGGGTTCCGAGCCACCAGGACTGCCCACCACCGGCCCTCGCAGGAGGCCAGGTTGTTCCCGAAAGAATCGCACGCGCAGCCACTGCCGTctgggccaagcaggaagtgGAAGCAGTGGGGCCGGGGAAGCAGAGGGTTCAGGTGCCCTGCCTGCTCTGGCCTGCAGCCTTGCTCCTCTGGGCCTTGCACTGGTACTTTGGACAGTGCTCGGGCCCTGCTGA